Part of the Candoia aspera isolate rCanAsp1 chromosome 1, rCanAsp1.hap2, whole genome shotgun sequence genome, CTTACTGCCCAATTTCCGAGCTGTTCATAAAATGACCGGACAACTGAAAACAGCCATACTGCGCTCCCTGCCAGCCTCAGCCTCAGCGACGGAGGGCAGGGCAATCATACTTACGGTTGAAGACCACGTTGTTGTCCTTGAACTCCTTCCACTGCTGGTACCACTTGGAGTCCTTGTGCAGGACCACCCCCATGGCCTCCCTGCAGGAAGAGGGAGGGGCCGCTAAGGGAGGAGGCTCAGCAAAGCCTTCCTGCCATCTCAAGCCACCTGGTCTCCCAAGCTCTGACTGCAGGGTCCCCTCTGCTGATCCTCCAGACACTCTGGAGGACAGCCGTCTTCAGCTCCCACTCCTGGCTCCATGGAAGAAGCCATCACAGCAGCCCGCCTGTGTGGCACCAGGGAGAGGGAGGCTGACCCGCAAGGACTTTCCCAGCAGTGTTTGGAGATGCCCAGGGACAAAGCTGGGGGCCCTTCCAAATGCGAGCAAGCCCTCTACCCCTCCAGGAGTCATTCCGGTTTCTCCTGGCTGCAGGCCAGACCAGCCTCCGTCCATCTCTCCCGGCACTTTGCCCTTCAGCTACGGCAGTGATTAAAGGAGGCACCCTTCTAGTGAACCCCCCTTCCCTGCTCTCCTGGGGCTCATCTGCCCCCCACTGAGACAGAAGCTCCATCACCCCACAGCAAGCTGCCCAGTCCCTTGGATCTGGGCATGTGGCCATCTTGGCAGAGCTGCTGGCAGTGCCAGCCCCTGCTCTCCTGACACCCACTCGTTGGCTTCGAATATCCGTTCATCTTTCAGCCTTTCGCCAGCAAATTCTGTTCTCTTCCGCAGCCTCTCCGGACGCTTGTAAGGCCCTGTCTGGCCCAGCACACTCTCGTCAATCTCCTTCCTGACGGTCTCCATGCCCTGCAAAGGGAAGAGCCGTTACTGCATGGGGAAAGGTGGGAGGCCGGCCCAGGACCGGTCCAGGGAAGAGGCCAAAACAAGCGCAGCCGAGGATGGAAGGAGGATGCTTTAGATCCTGCAATCCCCAAACTCTCCAGGCTATCAGTTTAACACACTTCTCTGGGGGTGGGTTGGGGGGAGGGATTCCTCCACTTTACAGGATGGTGCCTGGAATACCAAGAGCCCAATGCCACCAATCACCAGTGATTTCCTTAATCACAACCAGCATGTCCAGATGCCCCCTCCGCAGGGAAATCACCAGCTTCCTtagatccattcattcattcaatttcttagctgcccatctcccactCTTCACCCCAATCCCTGCAGCTCCCACCCTGAACCTTATGGAGGTTCACTCAGAGAAGGCCATaaaccatgggggggggggagtcaaaaGAGGAGCCCAGGCAGAGCCACCAGAGCGCTGCAGCTCCCCCCAGTGCCAGCAGGATGTACTACAGGGGGAGAGGGCATCCAGCTGGGGGAGGCAGGTGTTCCCAGCAAGCAGACCAGGTAACAGAAGGCTGCCGTGAGTTAAGGGTCCTCCATTCCAAGCTGGCCTCTCATCTGAACTCACTGGTAAAAGTTGGAGAAagggacacacaaacacacacacaccgtgtGGGAGAATCTCCAGCAGGGTGAGTGTTGAGGCTAAAATGCCACGAGTGCTCAGTAAAGGGGTGGACTCTAAACACCCCTGGCTATGCTAGTTGGTCTAATGCGACCTGGCCAAAGACGATCTAACACGGAGGATATTACTGAGCACAATAAGGAAATGTCTGCCACACAAAAACCGAACGTGAAGAACTCCCCGCCGCGCAACGTTAACCCGGAACGACTCCTATTTTCCACCCCTGTACCCGAAGATCTGGTGAGAAAGGGGTTGTCCAAACTGttatcactgttgcttttactTAACTTTGTTACGGTGGCCCAGGCCAGTATACAAAATACTgtgcagcttacaaaatccaaacaCAGGGCTAAAGCAATtaagaaacataaaacaaaactgaCACCCTGGACGAAGCTGACAAAATACAGTGCAACagctacccccacccccaaatacattaaccccaggcccGGGACCCGAAGTGGGTTTTTGTGGCTttttggaaccccaggagagtgggcaCCATCCATATCTCGGGGAGGGGTTGTTTGGCCACGCAAAATGGCAACGTTTAAAAGAAGGGATGTGGAAAACATCCACCGTGCTAGGAATGCGCCAGGTGGGCAGAAACGATTGGACactgtccctcagataaccaggccctgagCCATGAAACGCTTTATAGGAGATGGCCAGCGccctgaattgtacccagaagccaactggcagcccatgcagctcgtggagcagcgATGATACGTGGGCACAAGAAGCGCCTGTTACTGTTCCCGCTGCTGCATCTATAGCTTTCTGATGGTCTTCTAGGGCAGCCCCCTGTAAGACTGCATGCAGTAGTCCAGTTGTGACCATCTGCAGGGCCTCCTGGttgaggaaagggcacaaacAGTGCACCAGAAGAacctgggcaaaggccctcctggccgcagcTGCTCTTACAGCTTGATCTTGGGAGCTAAAACAACTCCACTCCGGACCCTTCGCACACGTTTGGGGAAGGGCCAAGAAGCTCCAGGTCAACACTCAGTCTGACCCCTCCAGGCAGCTCTGGAGAAGCTCATGTTCAGtccctggagcagtgtttctcaaccatctttaagggtggacttcaactcccagaattccccagccagcatggctggctggggaattctaggaattaaagtccacccatcttgaagctgccaaggttgagaaacactttcctAGAGAGCAGCTGTGAGCCAAAAGAACACAGACTAAAGTCACAAGAGATGCCAAAAAAGGAAGGGCAAAGCCCCACCCAGAAACCTAGAAAAGCAACCACAGAAAATCCGAGCCCTGTGTAGCCCTCGCCTTCCGCAACGACCTGGGCCTGTCCCAGCCTGAGGTGGCATATGCCTCTGATTCAGGACCTGCCTGAGAAATGGCCTTGAATGCGGCAGTCCGGCCCAGCTTCTCTCCTCCCCTGGAGACGGTTTCGGCTGACTGCTTTGCCGTTTTGGCCGCTTCCTCCACCCCTTCCTTTATCTTCCGGCCAATCTCGCTCTTGCTGACTTCGTCCAAGCTCTGCgaccagagaaagaaagaaacagcgcTGACTCTCAGAGGCATCGGCCTGGATTCCTTTACGCTTGGCCTCCAGAAAGTCAAGGGGCCAGACAGGATATGCCTGGGCTGCGGAACTCCAGACAGCATCTCTGGCCGCCGCGGAAAGAGGACATGGGGCCAGAAGGACACCTCTCCATGGTTCGCACCTCCTTGACTGTGCCGGTGATTTCTCCCAATTTCTTTTTCAGGACTTCAGAGGTCTTCACAGTTTCAGACTCTATGGttttctgcaaaaggaagcaggaggtGACATCAAGCATGCTGAAATTTAATTCTCCTCTCAAGCAACTGCAACTTTATGGTTAGGTTTGTCTAAATATACAGTCATCTCTTTATGATCCACAGCGGCTacaatcccagaattccatgaGTGAACTGGAGCCATTTTATTTCCCCCAACTGGATTTGCCCTGATCTCCCAGGCTGCTCTAAGCATTTGGGCTGGTGGGTTGATTTGTCATTTAAAATGTATACATCGCTTTGATGCATTCGGAATACTATAGGTGACATCCATGATGAACTCATAACCAGTAAAGTCGTGAGAAGGCATTAGCATTTATTTATGATCATCTAAATTGAGTTGAGACcggtttcctcgctctcggacttccggaagaaactgaagacctggttctgccaccttgcttgggagggggagagtgatagctccacctgggggtggctggcgccatagcaccccttagtgattgtgttccatctccacttggattttacatttgttttcatgtatattttaatgtaatttttatgtggctatgtttttaatgctatttattgtaaaccgcccagagtcccccactgggggagatgggcggtgatataaatttaataaataaacaaacaaacaaacgaccTTGCCCCAGTGTGCTCTTCCGAGGATTCTCAGAAGTTTTTgggaagtttcattcttaatAGATCTGTAAGAGTGAGGGTGGGGACAGCTGGGCCAAAGTGAAAGCAGTCTGCCAAGGGACATTCACCAAATTCACAGTACAAACCAAGTTTGGACTATGAATGAGGCTTTTGACTTTGGCAGGTGGTAaaagattaaggagggagggTTTTCGAAGGTATTTGGGAAGAGGGAAATAGCAATACGTACAAGATGATGTAAATATGCAAATGCCGTGACTTCCATACTTGCACCAGACATCCTAACGCAAGTATGCAATTGTTTCATTTGCACGATTTAAGTCATCTCACACATTATCCTTTGGGGGCCATTGCTGCCGCCTGCCTCCCACTGTGGAGAAAAATAGAAGATTCCCTGAATGAAAGCGGGGACATGCCagatgctatacaggtagtcttcctTTAACGACTGCCATGTGTAGCGACCATTCAGAATTATGACagggatgaaaaaataactttgcaaccaatcctcacatttacgacgtggtttcacttagtgactgcttcgcttagcaagttgccaagttgccagtcccaactgtggttgctaaatgaggatgacCTGTAGTAAAGTCCAAATCCCCACTCGCCCAGGAGTACTCCGTTCTCATCAGCACACCGACTACACTGTTTCAAAACAACTATTTTAATCCTaaatggaaatcccagagctgGATTAGCAGAGCGGATCCAAgaagcaacacagaatttggaaTCATCAAACAACCAATTTAATGTGTTGACTTACATGAAGGGATAAGAACTATTATTACAATTTACTATCTAACTAAATACAGGAATAAACATTTGTTGCCCGAACTGCCAAAACTGGAAAATACCAGGTGGGAGAGCAGGAGGGCAGACTTTCCACCTCCCACAACCCAAAAGAATTTCAAAGAAACTGCAGGGTGAAATCTTCACAAATACCTATCCTGAGGATTACCTCATCCTTCAGGGGCTTGAacacacatcatcatcatcaactacTAGATCGCACATATTAATTAAGAGTCCccggatgggaggagatgggcggggacaaattagataaattcattcattcattcattcactcactcactcactgctGAAGGTATGCCTACATCCTCAACTGTTTTTTAAGTGTTCAAAAAACGCCTAAGATATTTACACTTCTGTTGCCTTTCACCTTCCCTCAGAATACCGCAAATCCCTCTGATATTATAAAAAGCcggcttattttatttttcttcagggGGAGGGAAAGGCAGACCCTGAGCCACACGGCCCGAGAAGCGAAAGCTGGCAGCCGAAAGCAAAAAAGCCACTCCGCAGCAAGGAAGCCAACGTACGTATTTCCGTCTCGCTTCCTGGAGGGCCTCTGACTCCTCCAACTTCTTTGCTTCATCTCGGAATTTTTTGATGTTCTCCTTCATCTCTTTGTTTTTGGCCAGCTCCTGCTTGATGTTCTCTACAAAGCCAGATATAAAACCTTTTCGATGGTCAGAGGAAGAACATCTAGACTGAAGAAAAGGTCACAGTTACAGCGTGCAGTGGAACAAAACCAATCCTGCCTCATGCACTTGGTTGTGTTGGCTGCTGTTGTCTGTCGTTCGACAGCAGACACAGACTTTTCATGAAGAAAATCCCAGCTTCAGTCCACACCGTCTCTATTCGCCCATATCCTGTTTTCTGTCCTTGGTTCCAAGAACCAGTGGCCTCAGTGGAAATCTGACAAGGACAAGCAGgcaacttccaccccaacatatcCCAGCAAGAAAGAGAGATTAATTCTGGCTCTTGCCACTCTCTCTTCTACCTCTGGCCCCCCTCCTTTTAAAGCCGTCTAAGGACTGTTTCTCTCATACCCAAGGAACAAACCAACAGAAAACCAAGCCTCCGTTTATTATTCCATTTACAAAGCACCTGACGGCCTCTACGCACCGACCCAAAATTAGAAGATAAAAAGTGTCCCTGTAACCAGACACTTCAGACAGCCAGGTACCAAGAGAAACAACCGAAATGCGACAAGAAGAGAAAAGCAAGCTTCTCCTCCAGCTACTGAATGGGACAAGGCTGGTCATTCGTATAACATGATATTATTTCTAGACAAAATCAAGTTGGCCTCTTTATCTTCAGCTGATGACAGAGCCTCCCTCCAGCTCTGCCCCCCCAGAGTAACTTCCCATTCCTACCTTAATTTCCTATTCCTGTTTTGTAGGAGGGCAATTCCTCCTCCCATCTTTATCCCCAAGTACACAACTACCACCTGTACTTTAATGACACGAAAAGGTTTCATTTGCCAAAAACGCACCTGGTATGACTCTAACGACAATCTGCTAGTTCGACACACACGCAAGGGGTGCGGCACAGGACCGGAGCACTGCCTGGATACCAGCCACGCATTTAAAAGGTATTTCTAggacaggaaaaacaaaacagcgTCATTTAATACTATGCAGCCTTCTCCCCCGTGTCAGCTTTGTCGAGGATGGCAAAGGAAAGACCGCGGTGTGTAACTGAGCGAGGGAGTTGTAGAAAGCCTGTTCACACAACACGCCAGGCTAGGCCGAAGCGGGGCCGGACATCTTGTGGGTCATTCAGCGGGAGCCCGGGCATCGGGCCTCCCCGGGGGCTCCTGTTCCACGCCCAGGAGACCAGCTGCGGCTTCACGGCCTGCAGGGACTTCCTCGCCCCGCGCTTCTCCCCGGCGCCACTTCTCTTTCTTCGGGCGGTCCAGCTCCCCACGTGTTGTTACTTCCACACGTTACGCGGCTCGGGCCCGCTTGCTGCAACCTAGGGGCCGCCGCCCCCCGCGCCTCCAGGCAGGGCACTCTGCACGCGCTCCGGGGAAGAGGGCGGCCCGCCCCGCGCCTTCCTCTGAGCGGCAGGGGCCAacggggaggaggggagggcgCTCTGCACGTGCTCTGAGACCCGCGCCGGCTCGCTGCGGGACCAGAGCCGCGGGAGCAAAGCGAGAGGGGGCGCTCTGCGCTCACTCGGGGGACCCCTCTGCCCTCGGTGCCCCCGCGCCCCGCTTACCCGGCACCCCCAGGACGCGACCGCCGCCATCTTCGCGAAGGAAGCCTGGGAAAGAGCCTGGTGGCGCCCGGCGATGACGTCACGGCATGCCACCGCGCAGGCGCCCGGCGAATCGTCGCGGGCTGGGCTCGGGGGCCGAGATCGCCTCGGTCCGCCCGCGCCGGACCCCCAAAGGCTCCCGGGCTCCGTCAAGCCGCTCGCCCCTCCGCGGCCCCCGagctttccagaaggccccgCGGCCGTCCCGCACCGGAGCGCCCCCCCCGGCGAAGGCCGCCGCCCACACGGGCCGGGCCCGCCCTCGGCTTCCACCGTTCTCAGCCCAGTGGGGAACGCAGGGTTGCCGCGGGCCCGGCCAGGCCATTCGCAGTTCCGTGCCGAGCGGTCCCACCTCCCCGAAGGTTACCAGGCGGTGGGCTGGTAGCTGCGACGGAGGAGAACCTCGGGAGGGCTGTCCCGTCCCTGCGCCCTGCGCCCAAGGAGTTAAGGCCGCAAGAAACCGGTGTAAACCCCAGTCGGCCCTGCAAAAGACTGGAGAGCCAAGCCAACGCGAGTCACAGGGAAACGCTTTTAATATCAACAGATCTCGTACAGGACACGGTTTTGGTCGGACTCAAGTTCTATTCATACTATTTCCAAACACTTCAGTCTGTAAAAGTTTCCAAACAAGCTACTTTCCAGAGGAGAACGGACACACAAATCATCAGCACTAGGATTCCTCAAAAGAGCTTTTCCGTGAGGtcctttcaccagccaggagtggGCAGGAATTGAAAGCCACCAGTTCCTGGAAAAAGTACTACCCAAGACACAGTGCAACAAGTCTTTAAATTCAACAAGGTGGCATCACTACAAAGAACCAGAATTGTGCATGTTAAAAAGTTtcaatgcaaaaaaacaaaaaagacaaaatagaaaGAGCCACCCTcggttttaaaaagggaattaaaATTACTCCAGAAAGCAGCAAAGTTGTCTCACCATCTTTACAtccaagcaaattaaaaaaaaaaacaagaaggaaTTACAAATccccactccccccgcccccagcttcAGCATTTTAACAAGCTAGGCTTTAAGCATTCCGGTCAATCCGCACATCGATTTCTCGGCCACGGAGCTGGATGCCGTTCATCATGCGGCAGGCTCGCTCAGCAACCTCGGGAGACTCAAACCGCACCACACCGCACCCTTTGGACTTCCCATTCTCCATTTTGATGTCTGCATACAGTACGTGACCTGCAAGAGAATCCATCAACCATCACAGATACCTGCTGTACTGCTGGCACTGActcttatttaaaacatttctttggTTATAAGCTTTAAAGGGCTGCTATTATAAATCAGCAGCAACTTTTTCCCCTTAAGCAGCTACTACACTGGGGACTCAACAGtgaggaacaagcagtcaagaaatacaccacagactagcacttacaagagcagccatgaaggcctcggGAAGGATACTCAGATGCCTTGATGCACCTATACCCACAAAGATCAAAACTGTGCAAGCTGTGGTGTTCCCCGTGacgctctatggaagcaaaagttggactgtGAAAAAGCAGGACAGGGAGAGTACTGATGCCTTTGAacgctggtgttggagaagactcctgagaataccacggacagccaggaaaacaaactgttggatcatcaaacaaatcagcccagagttctcactcgaggcaccaatgaccaggctcagattatcctactttggacccatgacacaaagacccagctctctggaggaggctctgatgctgggaagggtggaaggaaagagaagaggaggaccagcagggagggggagggactcagttatagGCGGCTATGGGGGcatcattgggagacctgaaagaaacCCTTTTAAGACAAGAAAATTCAGCCCGTTCCTACGAGTGACCACGCTCATCCAGTTTGTATCTCTGTGATGTCTGGCTGAGCATGAAGTGCAGCCCTGGTCCCAAGCCTGCCCACACTGTGGCTAAGGCAGGGTAGACAGGCACAGCTGGGTGGGCCACCACTTTCAGACAAAGGCCAGGATAACTTGTCTCCAAAACTCTGCTGCTTCAGGCAAAGCAGCTGCCCCAGGTCTCCAGTACAGCTGCTAAGAGAATCTGTCAAGCAGAGGTGTGCCCAAAGCACAACCTATTGTTGGTTTTGAACCTAAAACAAGCTGCAGTGTTCCAGATGCGTCCTTTGAGGCAAAATCTGGAGAAATCCCAAATGGATTTTACAGCGGAAGGGGGGGCAAGACACTCTCCACCTCTGGATGGCCTGTGCACCAACCTGCCCACCTTCATCAATATCCACACTCACTATCAGTGAAGAAGCCCCTCAGCCTTGTCTGTTCCCCATTTACTCCACTCCCGCCTGAACATGTTTTGGTCCTTATCAGGGAAAAAAGATGTTTCATTCCACCTGTGGACCAAACACTTGTAGCACGTGTTTAAGTCTGGACACGGACCACCCCAAACCACCTGATCTGTGCAGGGAACAGTTTGCTCATCCCCCTTTGCTAACAAGCCCAGCTCCTTCCCTCTTACTAGGTAACAAAACTCCCTCGCTCTTTAATCAAGTCTAAGCAGGTGACTTACCGCATTCGTTGAACTTGTCTTTCAGCATTTTCCATGTAAAGTCAAAAGGAAGCTGGGGAGCACAAAGAGAAGGCAGCAAAGTCACCCACTTGTCATTTCACCAGGTGGGAGGCAAATCCCAGGTGGGCCGCAAGCCCCGCCGGACACCCCTGTGGTCAGTGGCCCGCTCCTCCATAGCGGAGAGAATCTCACATTCCACTGACCACGTTAACAGTTTTTGAGATTGGGATGGAGGAAAACGCGGGCACCAGGAGGGGTAACAAAGAGGCAGGGCAATTCTAGTTGCTTGCAGCCCGGGCACAGCAGGGAGAGAGGGTGGCTTGGAtgcccctgccccacccccagcaccccaGCTCAACTCACATTCCGCACAAAAATCTGGCAAGCCTTCCTGGCCACTCCGGCAGCGGCAGGGGCAGCAACGGGTCCTCCAGTTCCCAGGGCGCCAGCGAAGTTCCCGGCAGCGAAGCTCCCCCGCTCCATGTCCATGGTTCTCTCGAAGGTACTCCCCATGGCCAGCCCCATCCTGTCTAGCCCTGCCCCCATGCCCTGGCTCAAGGCCGGCCCCATCCTGTCCATGCTGGTCGCAGCTGCGCCCATGCGGTCCAGCCCCATCCTGTCCATGCTGGGGGCCGTCAAGCGGTCCAGCCCCATCCTGTCCATGGGGGCCGCTCCAAGGCGGTCCAGCCCTGCGGGCATCCTATCCATCACTGGGCCCATCCCTGCCGGGACCATGCGGTCCAAGCCCAAACCCATCCTGTCCACACCAGTGCCCATCCTGTCCATGGCAGTGCCCACCCGGTCGATGGTCGAGCCCATGCGGTCCAGGCCAAAGCCCAGGCCAGCACCCATCCTATCCATCCCAGGGCCCATCCGGTCGATGCTAGAGGCCAAGTGATCTAGACCCAGGGGAGCCATCCGGTCGATGCCCGACCCCATCCTATCCACTCCAGAGCCCATGCGGTCCAGCACCAGCCCCATGCGGTCCATCTCAGAGCCCACACGCTCAATCCCATGACCTATCCCGGTGGGGAGCCTGTCAATGCTGGTGGCCATGCGGTCCAGCCCAGGGGCCATCCTGTCAATGGCAGGAATCGTGGTGCCACCGCCGCCACCCCCtggagaaaaaagagaagcaggCAGTCCTCAGTCCTGGCGGGAAAAGGGCCCATCTGCCGCCCGCTCTGCTCATCCGGCTGGAATCCCCACACCGCCTCCTTCCTTACAGGTTAGTCTCTCCAGCCTGCTCCAGTCTGCAGGGACTGAAGGTGGTTCTCTCCGAAACTGAGCTGGGGGAACCCTCAACCAGCAAAGCATGGCCTCTGCCCGAGTGAGCCGGGGCCGTTTTGCACACCACTTCACTAGCCCTATCCAGGGAAGAGCAGCCTCCACCTCTCCAAGTCTCTGGCTCTGCTCCTGGACTGCTCTTAGTCAAGTGCCTTCCTGCAACCTCAGCCCATCGCCCCGTCCTCTGGGACAATGCTGAACAGTTCCTGGCCGCCTTTGGCACCGCATCGTTCAGACACAGGAAAAGGCCCTCAGGGAAGTGCCCTATAAACACACTCCACCTCAGGtgagaaaggggtgggggagacacTTCGCGTGAAGCTGTGGTGCAAACGGGTTTGGCTGGTTCATCTAGCCACAGCCGGCTCGATTACATTTCCTTCCTTACGGAAATGCTGTTGACCATGGTTTACAAGACAAGACTAGCTAGACTAAACTCAAGCAAGTCCCAGTACGGCTTAGCTCAGTGTAGGAAATTTCACCATCAAACATTTAGAGGAgtaagatttgggggggggggaatgaccCAAAACAGGATATAAGTTTTATTAAAAACTTGAGTCAAACCCAATCTGGCTCAAAGTTTGGCTGAAGTGTTCAGCCAAATCAAAACCTCGAACATTTTGGGTGTTCTGGGTTTGTGACCCCTATTTCTTTACAGAGGAGCCTTACAGGGCACACAGGATTGAGTCGGGGCACCTCTCCCCCTTGTCTTCTGCAGCCGTGGCTTTTCCCACCCCCACTTCGAAACACTTTTGCACTGAGTGTGTGTGCTCCAAGTCCTCAGAGAGGTGTGCTTCCATCCAGACAGGCACCACACAAAACTAGTTGCTCTGTGCATGGATTGTCTTGTTCTTCCCAAATGCAGACCCAGCACAGCACACGGGTTTGGTGAAATATACCTCTTTATATAAACAAACTCATTCTCCCAACTTTGTAAAGCTTAGATACCAAAGCTCCACTTTTAGTGTTTTAATACCTTCTACCACCTTACGCTAGTTCTTTCTTAcccagggaggggggaagagagagaagaaatgtcAGGCACCCCAGCAGTACTTGTTTCGTTGTCTGGGAACAGCCTTGGCAGAAACACCTCcttcccatcctccctccctctcgtAGCTATCTCTGGCCCAGCTGGAACTGCACCTCTTTCTTAGAAACCTGCCTTCttagaacacccccccccccgaaaccTGCCTTTTTCTAGAAACCCACCCTGGAAACCCCGGGGACCGCCTAGCATCTGATGCTCGGATCAGACCCTCCCCGCACCCACGATCCTCGTCTGAAGAAGCCTCTCCCTGCACACCAAACTCCTAGGAGCATGCTGGGCGTGGAGTCGGGATGACATACCTATTCCTCTGTCCAGAGTGTCTCCAAAACTACGGGGCATTCCCATTTCGTTTCTTGGGAAATCTCTTTCAAAGCCGCCTCCAATCGCACGGTCCATTTCTGGAAGACAGAAAGCAAAC contains:
- the TIMM44 gene encoding mitochondrial import inner membrane translocase subunit TIM44, encoding MAAVASWGCRKYLLNAWLVSRQCSGPVPHPLRVCRTSRLSLESYQSRCSSSDHRKGFISGFVENIKQELAKNKEMKENIKKFRDEAKKLEESEALQEARRKYKTIESETVKTSEVLKKKLGEITGTVKESLDEVSKSEIGRKIKEGVEEAAKTAKQSAETVSRGGEKLGRTAAFKAISQGMETVRKEIDESVLGQTGPYKRPERLRKRTEFAGERLKDERIFEANEEAMGVVLHKDSKWYQQWKEFKDNNVVFNRFFEMKMKYDESDNALIRASRVMTDKVTDFIGGLFSKTEMSEVLTEILRVDPNFDKDHFLKQCQADIIPNILEAMIAGDLDILKDWCYEATYSQLAQPIQQARAMGLQFHSRILDVDNVDLAMGKMMEQGPVLIITFQAQLVMVIKNQKGEVVEGDPEKVLRMLYVWALCRDPEELNPYAAWRLLDISTSSTEQIL
- the HNRNPM gene encoding heterogeneous nuclear ribonucleoprotein M → MEESMKKAVEVLNKHSLSGRPLKVKEDPDGEHVRRAVQKAMAASGSGMGISPGPGGPGMINIPPSILNNPNIPNEIIHALQAGRLGSTVFVANLDYKVGWKKLKEVFGMAGVVVRADILEDKDGKSRGIGTVTFEQAIEAVQAISMFNGQLLFDRPMHVKMDERALPKGDFFPPERPQQLPHGLGGIGMGLGPGGIPIDANHLNKGLGMGNLGPGGMGIEGLGFGMNKMGGMEGPFSGMESLGRFPSGMNIGRMSEMDRAIGGGFERDFPRNEMGMPRSFGDTLDRGIGGGGGGTTIPAIDRMAPGLDRMATSIDRLPTGIGHGIERVGSEMDRMGLVLDRMGSGVDRMGSGIDRMAPLGLDHLASSIDRMGPGMDRMGAGLGFGLDRMGSTIDRVGTAMDRMGTGVDRMGLGLDRMVPAGMGPVMDRMPAGLDRLGAAPMDRMGLDRLTAPSMDRMGLDRMGAAATSMDRMGPALSQGMGAGLDRMGLAMGSTFERTMDMERGSFAAGNFAGALGTGGPVAAPAAAGVARKACQIFVRNLPFDFTWKMLKDKFNECGHVLYADIKMENGKSKGCGVVRFESPEVAERACRMMNGIQLRGREIDVRIDRNA